In a genomic window of Novosphingobium sp. KA1:
- a CDS encoding LysR family transcriptional regulator, with translation MELRHIRYFLAVAEERHFTRAAQRLGIGQPPLSHQIKDLEAEVGTPLFHRIPQGAELTDAGRAFEDRVRPIPAIVADAVSAARRAAAGETGSIRVGFTGSAAFNPRVPQAIRIYRRRFPDVELSLAEHNSIGLVEGLKNGSLDVAFLRPDAVDKRDLRLFHLADEPLIAALASARMPHGEPISLSQLAHDPFILTPRALGPTLFDATLEGCRRAGFEPMLGQSAPQVASVLALVAAELGVALVPESMREASFKGVTYHDLEGDSPMVSLALATRADERSPTVAAFVAEARFPSEPDAA, from the coding sequence GTGGAACTTCGACATATCCGCTATTTTCTCGCCGTCGCCGAGGAACGGCACTTCACCCGTGCCGCCCAGCGCCTCGGCATCGGGCAGCCACCGCTCAGCCATCAGATCAAGGATCTCGAGGCGGAAGTGGGCACCCCGCTGTTCCACCGCATTCCCCAGGGGGCCGAACTGACCGACGCGGGACGCGCCTTCGAGGACCGGGTACGCCCGATTCCCGCCATCGTCGCGGATGCGGTGAGCGCGGCAAGGCGCGCGGCGGCAGGGGAAACCGGCAGCATCCGCGTCGGTTTCACCGGATCGGCCGCCTTCAACCCGCGCGTGCCGCAGGCGATCCGCATCTATCGGCGGCGGTTTCCCGATGTCGAGCTGAGCCTGGCCGAGCACAATTCGATCGGTCTGGTCGAAGGGCTGAAGAACGGCAGCCTCGACGTGGCCTTCCTGCGCCCCGACGCGGTGGACAAACGCGACCTCCGGCTGTTCCACCTGGCCGACGAGCCACTGATCGCGGCGCTGGCCTCGGCCCGCATGCCGCATGGCGAGCCGATCTCGCTCTCGCAGCTCGCCCACGACCCGTTCATCCTGACCCCGCGCGCGCTGGGCCCGACACTGTTCGATGCCACACTCGAAGGCTGCCGCCGCGCCGGGTTCGAGCCCATGCTCGGCCAGTCCGCCCCGCAGGTCGCCTCGGTCCTCGCGCTGGTGGCTGCCGAACTCGGCGTGGCGCTGGTACCGGAATCGATGCGCGAGGCCTCGTTCAAGGGCGTGACCTATCACGACCTCGAAGGCGATTCCCCGATGGTCTCGCTCGCGCTCGCGACCCGCGCGGACGAACGCTCGCCCACGGTCGCCGCCTTTGTCGCCGAGGCCCGCTTCCCGAGCGAGCCGGACGCCGCCTGA
- a CDS encoding thermostable hemolysin, with product MHNTAPAELVRRRFREAHGAHVQPAYENMMAQSRGGVVKAALGYRRAGAHPLFLERYLDAPVEQILSHALGQDVRRETVLEIGNLAAEDAPSLIALWGAAANDLGSQCEVAVATLTADLRRMFSRIGVPMLHLAPADASRTEQPSSWGRYYDCDPWVCAGLIDEGQRAISAFLARRRSLAA from the coding sequence ATGCACAATACAGCGCCTGCCGAACTGGTCCGACGCCGGTTTCGGGAAGCCCACGGGGCACACGTACAGCCAGCTTACGAAAACATGATGGCGCAATCACGGGGCGGGGTGGTCAAGGCGGCGCTCGGCTATCGCCGGGCCGGGGCACATCCCCTGTTCCTGGAACGCTATCTCGACGCGCCGGTCGAGCAGATCCTGTCGCATGCGCTGGGGCAGGATGTGCGCCGCGAGACGGTGCTGGAAATCGGCAACCTCGCCGCCGAAGATGCGCCGTCGCTGATCGCGCTGTGGGGCGCGGCGGCCAACGACCTGGGGAGCCAGTGCGAGGTGGCGGTGGCAACGTTGACCGCTGACCTGCGCCGGATGTTTTCCCGGATCGGCGTGCCGATGCTGCATCTTGCGCCCGCTGATGCCAGCCGGACCGAGCAGCCTTCCTCCTGGGGGCGCTATTACGATTGCGATCCGTGGGTCTGCGCGGGGCTCATCGATGAAGGGCAGCGCGCGATCTCGGCCTTTTTGGCCCGCCGGCGGAGCCTGGCGGCATGA
- a CDS encoding SDR family NAD(P)-dependent oxidoreductase produces MSRLEGKRVFVTGAAGGIGMPVTRLLREAGADVTGIDRAPCPACDRSIVADLSDEDALAMLAGQVAADCPDILVNIAGVMRFGLHESQPIEALALCYRVNLLVPAVLARAVTPPMRRRGSGQIVNIGSVLGAIPYPWFAAYSSSKAGLAALSQGVRRELLGSGVAVTHINPRAARTAFNNGEVNRFLTLAGMKADAPEWVAQRIVAAIAARKETVSIGAMERVYAALNAISPKLVDAGLSPQIRKAQAEFG; encoded by the coding sequence ATGTCGCGGCTTGAAGGCAAGCGGGTTTTCGTCACCGGTGCGGCGGGGGGCATCGGCATGCCGGTGACGCGCCTGCTGCGCGAGGCGGGGGCGGATGTCACCGGGATCGACCGGGCGCCGTGTCCCGCGTGCGACCGCTCGATCGTTGCCGACTTGTCCGACGAGGACGCGCTCGCCATGCTGGCCGGGCAAGTGGCGGCGGACTGTCCGGACATCCTGGTCAACATCGCCGGGGTCATGCGTTTCGGTTTGCACGAAAGCCAGCCGATCGAGGCCTTGGCGCTGTGCTACCGGGTCAACCTGCTGGTGCCGGCGGTGCTTGCCCGCGCCGTCACGCCGCCGATGCGCAGGCGCGGATCCGGGCAGATCGTCAACATCGGCTCGGTCCTGGGAGCGATCCCCTACCCATGGTTCGCGGCCTATTCGAGCAGCAAGGCCGGGCTCGCGGCGCTGAGCCAGGGGGTTCGGCGCGAACTGCTCGGCAGCGGCGTGGCGGTCACCCACATCAATCCGCGCGCCGCGCGCACTGCCTTCAACAATGGCGAGGTGAACCGTTTCCTGACGCTTGCCGGCATGAAGGCGGATGCGCCGGAATGGGTGGCGCAGCGGATCGTCGCGGCTATCGCTGCCCGCAAGGAGACCGTGAGCATCGGCGCGATGGAGCGCGTCTACGCCGCGCTCAACGCCATTTCCCCCAAACTCGTCGATGCCGGCCTGTCGCCCCAGATCCGCAAGGCACAGGCCGAATTCGGCTGA
- a CDS encoding alpha/beta fold hydrolase encodes MASVAIDMGRTAGVAASGGSARMHAGWNWEAPQRTSALEPVVFLPGLLCDQALWRRQIHALADVAAPMVADLTLDDTVGAMAERTLAVAPSRFSLVGLSMGGYVALEIMRRAPERVSRLALINSSARGDSPERTEQRRVAIESLRRGKFVGVTHKLLGQLVHPDHTTGAVADEMRGMASRVGGEAFIRQQHAIMTRPDSLDGLAKIAVPTMVVVGDGDRITPPDHAREIHERVAGSRYHEIAACGHMAALEHPEQTNFLLRNWLAQD; translated from the coding sequence ATGGCAAGCGTGGCGATCGATATGGGTAGGACAGCGGGTGTTGCCGCAAGCGGGGGCAGCGCGCGCATGCACGCCGGTTGGAACTGGGAAGCCCCCCAGCGGACATCGGCGCTGGAGCCGGTGGTGTTCCTGCCGGGCCTGCTCTGCGACCAGGCCCTGTGGCGCCGTCAGATCCATGCGCTGGCCGATGTCGCCGCACCGATGGTCGCGGACCTGACGCTGGATGATACCGTCGGCGCCATGGCCGAACGCACGCTGGCGGTGGCGCCTTCGCGCTTCTCGCTCGTCGGCCTGTCGATGGGCGGCTACGTCGCACTGGAGATCATGCGCCGTGCACCGGAACGTGTCTCGCGCCTCGCGCTGATCAATTCGAGTGCGCGCGGCGACAGTCCCGAGCGGACCGAACAGCGCCGCGTGGCCATCGAATCACTGCGCCGCGGCAAGTTCGTGGGCGTGACCCACAAGCTGCTGGGCCAGCTTGTCCATCCCGATCACACCACCGGGGCGGTGGCGGACGAGATGCGCGGCATGGCCTCGCGCGTGGGCGGCGAGGCGTTCATCCGCCAGCAGCATGCGATCATGACCCGTCCGGACTCGCTGGACGGCCTTGCCAAGATCGCGGTGCCGACCATGGTGGTGGTGGGTGACGGGGACCGCATCACCCCGCCCGATCACGCCCGCGAGATCCACGAGCGGGTGGCGGGATCGCGCTATCACGAGATCGCCGCCTGCGGCCACATGGCCGCGCTGGAGCATCCCGAGCAGACCAATTTCCTGCTCCGCAACTGGCTGGCGCAGGACTGA
- a CDS encoding DUF4139 domain-containing protein: MRLLLPLAALLPPLLLALFPARPAAAQEVVTSPAPDSVAVTIYRAPYRSPGQGMNLGWLEGYALVTEKRTVEIPEGRAVIRFEGVAGGMLPESAIISGLPDGVSEKNLDADLLSPGNLYARSLGRPVLLRRTDPMSGQIREERAVIRSGPEGAVIVQTRAGFETANCGTTQDELVYDAVPPGLSARPTLSVETASTAARRVTISLSYLAWGFDWQANYVLTMAGVGTGVGAGDGTGAESARMFAWVTLANADPTSFADAETAVVGGKVNRKNDVPSSPSGQSLEFHCYFTAPPPLAMGYAPPPVADIVVTAMRAPPPPPPPPPPPPPAPVTVQEEGLGDLRLYRVPMPTTVAAMAQKQVAMFELPKVALSVHHVAEFWSSQRGTVPVTRHLRGRNSVKNGLGRALPAGQVVVFEPLAGQPMLAGQGTLDDAAVGQDIDIAINRDNQVTASLAAVGSGPERQGHTRRGNTKDGKAADSGAPAWTQTRLTLANAHPWPIRFEAKIRHPAETRIVPIKARTKAQVEMLGTQATWKIVIPAHGTARLEWREVRPK, encoded by the coding sequence ATGCGCCTCCTGCTGCCTCTCGCGGCCCTGCTTCCGCCCCTGCTTCTGGCCCTGTTCCCGGCCAGACCGGCAGCGGCGCAGGAGGTCGTCACCTCGCCCGCGCCCGACAGCGTGGCGGTGACGATCTACCGCGCGCCCTATCGCAGCCCCGGACAGGGCATGAACCTGGGCTGGCTGGAGGGTTATGCGCTGGTCACCGAAAAGCGCACGGTGGAGATCCCCGAAGGTCGCGCGGTGATCCGCTTCGAAGGGGTGGCGGGCGGAATGCTGCCCGAAAGCGCCATCATCTCCGGCCTGCCCGACGGGGTGAGCGAAAAGAACCTCGACGCCGACCTGCTCTCACCCGGCAATCTCTACGCGCGCAGCCTCGGCCGCCCGGTCCTGCTGCGCCGCACCGATCCCATGAGCGGGCAGATCCGCGAGGAACGCGCGGTGATCCGCTCCGGCCCCGAAGGCGCGGTGATCGTGCAAACGCGCGCGGGGTTCGAGACGGCCAATTGCGGCACGACGCAGGACGAACTGGTCTACGACGCGGTTCCCCCCGGCCTCTCCGCGCGGCCGACGCTCTCGGTGGAGACGGCCAGCACCGCCGCCCGGCGCGTGACGATCTCGCTCTCCTACCTCGCCTGGGGCTTCGACTGGCAGGCCAACTACGTGCTCACCATGGCAGGGGTCGGGACAGGGGTCGGGGCAGGGGACGGGACAGGGGCCGAAAGCGCCCGGATGTTCGCCTGGGTCACGCTGGCCAACGCCGACCCCACCAGCTTTGCCGATGCCGAGACGGCAGTGGTGGGCGGCAAGGTCAACCGCAAGAACGATGTCCCCAGTTCGCCGAGCGGGCAATCGCTGGAATTCCACTGCTACTTCACCGCTCCGCCTCCGCTTGCGATGGGCTATGCGCCGCCGCCGGTCGCCGACATCGTCGTCACCGCCATGCGCGCTCCGCCCCCGCCACCACCTCCTCCGCCGCCGCCGCCGCCCGCTCCCGTCACCGTGCAAGAGGAAGGACTTGGCGACCTCAGGCTCTACCGGGTGCCGATGCCGACCACGGTCGCCGCGATGGCGCAGAAACAGGTGGCAATGTTCGAACTGCCCAAGGTCGCGCTCTCCGTGCACCATGTAGCCGAATTCTGGTCGAGCCAGCGCGGCACGGTCCCGGTCACGCGCCATCTGCGCGGGCGCAATAGCGTGAAGAACGGCCTTGGCCGGGCCTTGCCTGCCGGCCAGGTGGTCGTCTTCGAACCGCTGGCGGGACAGCCGATGCTCGCCGGACAAGGCACGCTGGACGATGCCGCGGTAGGGCAGGACATCGATATCGCCATCAACCGGGACAACCAGGTCACTGCCTCGCTCGCAGCGGTCGGTTCCGGCCCGGAAAGGCAGGGCCATACGAGGCGCGGCAACACGAAAGACGGCAAGGCGGCGGACAGCGGCGCCCCGGCCTGGACGCAGACCCGCCTCACCCTCGCCAACGCGCACCCCTGGCCGATCCGCTTCGAGGCGAAGATCCGGCACCCCGCGGAAACCCGGATCGTGCCGATCAAGGCAAGAACCAAGGCACAGGTCGAAATGCTGGGCACGCAGGCGACGTGGAAAATCGTCATCCCGGCGCACGGCACCGCGCGCCTCGAATGGCGGGAGGTCAGGCCGAAATGA
- a CDS encoding AMP-binding protein produces the protein MSGLLETLRGHAARAPEAIAIDPRVGPALGWAELVRLVEARLALLAAEPPARAYVIRGDHGADMAVLELALLEAGIPVLSLPRFFTEAQADHALSVCGGPGESAGSPQPAPSPLPSGTARITFTSGSTGTPKGVCLSAAHMLGVAASVVETVGQAHAGRHCALLPPGILLETVAGFFATMIAGGTYVCPPQAEIGLGDPFRPDFARMAERLAHWRISSLILVPEYLAGLVAVLEASGQRLPDLTLVAVGGARVSADLLGRARALGLPVRQGYGLTECASVVALEAEDNDAPGSVGRPLGHMRARIAPDGEILLEGEMFLGTIGEPRAPGPLATGDIGRIDEQGRLWVEGRKSALIITSFGRNISLEWLETVLLAQPGVAQAMVHGDGKPRPEALLVAAHPGADLSAAVAAANAALPDYARIAAWQEVAPFTPAGGLLTGNGRLRRKAIADVWLEGTPDFFDVLEAATWRDRLTFLAIAQVRAGLAGTISRRAYVDYLRQAYHHVRHTVPLMREARAGLLDRPRLVRALDDYIEEETGHEEWILADIAAAGGDADAARASRPHPATAAMVDHAYARIARGNPVSFFGMVYVLESVSVALAQRGASAVAANLGLPPEAFTYLTSHGALDQEHMTFFARLVNGLERPEDREALLTMAREMFGLFGAVFASIALEDDHVAA, from the coding sequence ATGAGCGGCCTGCTGGAAACCCTGCGCGGCCACGCTGCCCGCGCGCCCGAAGCGATCGCAATTGACCCTCGTGTCGGACCGGCATTGGGCTGGGCGGAACTGGTCCGTCTGGTCGAAGCGCGCCTGGCTCTCCTGGCAGCCGAGCCTCCGGCGCGCGCCTACGTCATCAGGGGCGATCACGGCGCCGATATGGCGGTGCTCGAACTGGCGCTGCTCGAAGCCGGTATCCCGGTCCTGTCGCTGCCCCGGTTCTTTACCGAGGCTCAGGCTGACCACGCCCTTTCCGTTTGCGGTGGGCCGGGTGAAAGCGCCGGCTCGCCTCAACCTGCGCCGTCCCCTTTGCCCTCGGGGACGGCGCGGATCACCTTCACGTCCGGTTCGACGGGGACGCCCAAGGGCGTGTGTCTTTCGGCCGCGCACATGCTCGGCGTCGCTGCGTCGGTGGTCGAGACCGTGGGGCAGGCCCATGCAGGCCGTCACTGCGCCTTGCTGCCCCCGGGCATCCTGCTCGAAACCGTCGCGGGCTTTTTTGCGACGATGATCGCCGGCGGCACATACGTATGCCCGCCGCAGGCCGAGATCGGCCTTGGCGATCCGTTCCGTCCCGACTTTGCGCGGATGGCCGAAAGGCTGGCGCACTGGCGGATCTCGTCGCTGATCCTGGTGCCCGAATATCTTGCCGGTCTGGTCGCCGTGCTGGAGGCGAGCGGGCAGCGCCTGCCGGATCTGACGCTGGTGGCGGTGGGAGGCGCGCGGGTGTCTGCCGACCTGCTCGGCCGCGCCCGCGCGCTGGGATTGCCGGTACGACAGGGCTACGGCCTGACCGAATGTGCCTCGGTGGTCGCGCTTGAGGCCGAGGACAACGATGCGCCGGGTTCGGTCGGCCGCCCGCTCGGTCATATGCGCGCGCGCATCGCGCCTGACGGCGAGATCCTGCTGGAAGGGGAGATGTTCCTCGGCACCATCGGCGAGCCGCGCGCTCCCGGGCCGCTGGCCACAGGGGACATCGGCCGGATCGACGAACAGGGGCGACTCTGGGTCGAGGGGCGCAAGTCGGCGCTGATCATCACCAGCTTCGGGCGCAACATCTCGCTCGAATGGCTGGAAACGGTGCTGCTGGCGCAGCCCGGCGTGGCGCAGGCAATGGTTCATGGCGATGGCAAGCCCCGGCCCGAAGCCCTGCTGGTCGCCGCGCATCCCGGCGCCGATCTTTCCGCCGCAGTGGCCGCCGCCAATGCCGCCCTGCCGGACTATGCCCGCATCGCCGCCTGGCAGGAGGTGGCGCCCTTCACGCCAGCGGGCGGGCTTCTCACGGGTAACGGCCGCCTTCGGCGCAAGGCGATTGCCGACGTCTGGCTGGAGGGAACGCCCGACTTTTTCGACGTGCTGGAGGCTGCGACCTGGCGTGATCGCCTCACGTTCCTCGCCATTGCGCAAGTGCGCGCGGGCCTGGCGGGCACGATCTCGCGCCGCGCCTATGTCGATTACCTCAGGCAGGCCTATCACCATGTGCGGCACACCGTGCCGCTGATGCGCGAGGCCCGCGCGGGTCTGCTGGACCGGCCGCGTCTTGTCCGGGCGCTCGACGACTATATCGAGGAGGAAACCGGGCACGAGGAATGGATCCTGGCCGACATTGCCGCAGCGGGCGGCGATGCCGACGCGGCGCGGGCGAGCCGGCCCCACCCGGCGACCGCGGCCATGGTCGATCATGCCTATGCGCGCATTGCCAGGGGCAATCCGGTGAGTTTCTTCGGCATGGTCTACGTGCTCGAAAGCGTGAGCGTGGCGCTTGCCCAGCGCGGGGCGAGCGCGGTGGCCGCCAATCTCGGATTGCCGCCCGAGGCCTTCACCTACCTTACCTCGCACGGCGCGCTCGACCAGGAGCACATGACCTTTTTCGCCCGCCTGGTGAACGGTCTCGAGCGGCCGGAAGACCGCGAGGCGCTCCTGACGATGGCGCGCGAGATGTTTGGCCTGTTCGGCGCGGTCTTCGCGTCGATCGCACTGGAGGACGATCATGTCGCGGCTTGA
- a CDS encoding class I SAM-dependent methyltransferase translates to MSLARALAGQLAHPRGRYGRWLGRAMDIANRKPMQRAVDLLAPAAGETILDAGCGTGAAMAHMLDRADCRLIGADLSPTMIAAARRRLGARAGYLTASLADLPLPSASLDGVLALNVLYFDDDGQGMLRAMHRLLRGGGRMVAYVTARRTMEGWAFAREGLHRLYDAGSLRTAFLSAGFADDLLEIEEVAIGPGIDGLLARAGKQSAPV, encoded by the coding sequence ATGAGCCTGGCGCGCGCCCTTGCCGGTCAACTGGCCCATCCGCGCGGCCGATACGGTCGCTGGCTCGGGCGGGCCATGGACATTGCCAATCGCAAGCCGATGCAACGGGCGGTGGACCTGCTGGCTCCGGCCGCAGGGGAAACCATCCTCGACGCAGGCTGCGGCACCGGGGCGGCGATGGCGCACATGCTTGACCGCGCGGATTGCCGGCTGATCGGCGCCGACCTCTCGCCGACGATGATTGCCGCCGCCCGGCGCCGTCTGGGCGCGCGGGCCGGCTATCTGACCGCATCGCTGGCTGACCTGCCGCTGCCCTCGGCAAGTCTGGATGGCGTGCTCGCCCTCAATGTCCTCTATTTCGATGACGATGGACAGGGCATGCTGCGGGCGATGCATCGCCTGCTGCGCGGTGGTGGCAGGATGGTCGCCTATGTGACCGCGCGCCGCACCATGGAAGGCTGGGCGTTTGCGCGGGAGGGTCTGCACCGCCTCTATGACGCCGGGAGCCTGCGAACCGCGTTCCTGTCCGCCGGATTTGCCGATGACCTTCTGGAGATCGAGGAAGTTGCCATAGGCCCCGGCATCGACGGGCTGCTGGCCCGCGCCGGAAAGCAGTCGGCGCCGGTCTGA
- a CDS encoding tetratricopeptide repeat protein, producing MRKHTLLSFLLAPVAVAAMPVAAHADMASDVKAVNDGWAHITYEVQGSSTQTKALDQLAHQAAVIVARYPGRAEPLLWQGIITSEQANRANFFHKLGLATQARDLIARAYAIDPRAAQGGAALSLGVLYYKVPGSPLAWGDDDKAARLLKQALSVDPNGLDSNYFYGDYLLKQGDKAGARAYLQKALRAPHDAARPVWDAGRRREVRALLGKAA from the coding sequence ATGCGCAAGCATACCCTGCTGAGCTTCCTGCTTGCCCCCGTCGCGGTTGCCGCCATGCCGGTCGCCGCCCACGCCGACATGGCCTCCGACGTCAAGGCGGTGAACGATGGCTGGGCCCACATCACTTACGAAGTGCAGGGATCCAGCACCCAGACCAAGGCGCTCGACCAGTTGGCGCATCAGGCGGCGGTGATTGTCGCGCGTTATCCGGGGCGGGCGGAGCCGCTGTTGTGGCAGGGCATCATCACCAGCGAGCAGGCCAACCGCGCCAACTTCTTCCACAAGCTGGGCCTGGCGACGCAGGCCCGCGACCTGATCGCGCGGGCCTATGCGATAGACCCCCGCGCCGCGCAGGGCGGGGCCGCGCTCAGCCTCGGTGTGCTTTACTACAAGGTGCCGGGTTCGCCGCTGGCCTGGGGCGATGACGACAAGGCGGCAAGGCTGCTCAAGCAGGCCCTGTCGGTCGATCCCAATGGGCTCGATTCCAACTATTTCTACGGCGATTACCTGCTCAAGCAGGGCGACAAGGCCGGCGCGCGCGCATATCTGCAGAAGGCCCTGCGGGCGCCCCATGATGCGGCGCGTCCGGTCTGGGACGCCGGGCGGCGGCGCGAGGTGCGGGCGCTGCTGGGCAAGGCCGCGTGA
- a CDS encoding HU family DNA-binding protein, which produces MRVKFASERNAMNTTDLAEKIAAANGSTKADAKKAVELVFAAIADAAAAGEEVNLPGFGKFKVKESAAREGRNPSTGETIQIAASRKLGFTQAKALKDKLNG; this is translated from the coding sequence ATGAGAGTGAAGTTCGCAAGTGAAAGGAACGCTATGAACACGACGGATCTGGCCGAAAAGATTGCCGCAGCCAACGGCTCCACCAAGGCCGATGCCAAGAAGGCGGTTGAACTCGTCTTCGCTGCAATTGCCGACGCTGCTGCCGCTGGTGAAGAAGTCAACCTGCCCGGCTTCGGCAAGTTCAAGGTCAAGGAAAGCGCTGCCCGCGAAGGCCGCAATCCGTCGACCGGCGAGACGATCCAGATCGCCGCTTCGCGTAAGCTCGGCTTCACGCAGGCCAAGGCGCTCAAGGACAAGCTGAACGGCTGA
- the pyrC gene encoding dihydroorotase, whose translation MTTQITIRRPDDWHVHLRDGEMLKAVVGHTARQFARAIVMPNLTPPVVNVAAGLAYRDRIVSAVPAGMDFTPLMVFYLTDDADPAEIARGYEEGVFAACKLYPAHATTNSAHGVTDIRKLTGVLETMQRIGMPLLIHGEVTHREVDIFDREAVFIEQILAPLVRDYPALKIVLEHITTAEAADFVAESGPQIGATITPQHLIINRNAIFDGGIRPHAYCLPVAKRERHRLAVRKAAVSGSPKFFLGTDSAPHEIGRKESACGCAGIFNAPYALESYLQVFEEEGVLDRFEGFASEHGPRFYGLPLNEGTVTLQREEVSVPEKIVDGDITLVPFHAGETIRWRFIG comes from the coding sequence ATGACAACCCAGATCACGATCCGCCGCCCGGACGATTGGCATGTGCATCTTCGCGATGGCGAGATGCTGAAAGCGGTCGTCGGCCATACCGCGCGCCAGTTCGCGCGGGCCATCGTCATGCCGAACCTGACGCCGCCGGTCGTCAACGTCGCGGCGGGGCTGGCCTATCGCGACCGCATCGTCAGCGCCGTGCCGGCGGGGATGGACTTCACCCCGCTGATGGTCTTCTACCTCACCGATGATGCCGATCCGGCCGAGATCGCGCGCGGCTATGAAGAAGGCGTGTTTGCCGCCTGCAAGCTCTATCCCGCCCATGCCACCACCAATTCGGCCCACGGCGTCACCGACATCCGCAAGCTGACCGGGGTGCTGGAAACGATGCAGCGCATCGGCATGCCGCTGCTGATCCACGGCGAGGTCACCCACCGCGAGGTCGACATCTTCGACCGCGAGGCGGTGTTCATCGAACAGATCCTGGCACCGCTGGTGCGCGACTATCCCGCGCTCAAGATCGTGCTGGAACATATCACGACGGCGGAGGCGGCCGATTTCGTGGCGGAAAGCGGGCCGCAGATCGGCGCGACGATCACCCCGCAGCACCTCATCATCAACCGCAATGCGATCTTCGATGGCGGCATCCGGCCCCATGCCTATTGCCTGCCGGTCGCCAAGCGCGAGCGGCACCGCCTGGCCGTGCGCAAGGCGGCGGTATCGGGTTCGCCCAAGTTCTTCCTCGGCACCGACAGCGCCCCGCACGAGATCGGCCGCAAGGAATCGGCCTGCGGCTGCGCTGGCATTTTCAACGCACCCTACGCGCTCGAAAGCTATCTGCAGGTCTTCGAGGAAGAGGGCGTGCTGGACCGCTTCGAAGGGTTCGCCTCGGAACACGGCCCCCGCTTCTACGGCCTGCCGCTCAACGAGGGCACGGTCACCCTGCAGCGCGAAGAGGTCAGCGTTCCGGAAAAGATCGTCGACGGCGATATCACCCTGGTGCCGTTCCACGCCGGTGAAACCATTCGCTGGCGCTTCATCGGCTGA